From Alkaliphilus flagellatus, the proteins below share one genomic window:
- the purR gene encoding pur operon repressor, producing the protein MGKLKRNERIAAIVKILSDNPNRIFTLSYFSDLFQSAKSTISEDIVVTKQAMEKANLAKIETMTGAAGGVKLIPITTAHQNKEILGEICSRLKDKDRILPGGFLYMIDVLYSPHIIHSVGEVFASQFDYKDVDYIVTVETKGIPIALMVAKAMNLPLIILRRENKVTEGSTVSINYVSGSSGKIQRMSLSRRAIKPGSKVIIIDDFMKAGGTAKGMIDMMKEFDAEVVGTGVLIATKEPEKKIVNDYIPLLILEEVKEEDEQINIYPNENLLNLI; encoded by the coding sequence ATGGGAAAATTGAAAAGAAACGAACGAATCGCAGCTATAGTAAAAATTTTAAGTGATAATCCCAATAGAATATTTACATTAAGTTATTTTAGTGATCTTTTTCAATCAGCAAAATCAACTATTAGTGAAGATATAGTAGTAACGAAACAGGCAATGGAAAAAGCAAATTTAGCAAAGATTGAAACTATGACAGGTGCTGCTGGTGGAGTTAAACTTATTCCTATAACTACAGCTCATCAGAATAAAGAGATTTTAGGAGAGATATGTAGTAGGTTAAAAGATAAGGATAGAATTTTACCTGGGGGATTTTTATATATGATAGATGTACTTTATTCTCCACATATAATCCATAGTGTAGGAGAGGTTTTTGCTAGTCAATTTGATTATAAGGATGTAGATTATATAGTTACTGTAGAAACAAAAGGAATACCTATAGCCCTTATGGTAGCTAAAGCAATGAACTTACCACTGATTATTTTGCGACGTGAAAATAAGGTAACAGAAGGATCTACTGTTAGTATAAACTATGTTTCTGGTTCCTCTGGAAAAATTCAGAGGATGTCTCTTTCAAGACGAGCTATTAAACCGGGTTCTAAGGTTATTATTATTGATGATTTTATGAAAGCAGGCGGAACAGCAAAAGGAATGATTGATATGATGAAGGAATTTGATGCTGAGGTTGTGGGTACTGGAGTACTAATAGCAACTAAAGAACCAGAGAAAAAGATTGTTAACGATTACATACCTTTGCTTATTTTAGAAGAAGTAAAGGAAGAAGATGAACAAATAAATATTTATCCGAATGAAAATCTTCTTAATTTAATATAA
- the glmU gene encoding bifunctional UDP-N-acetylglucosamine diphosphorylase/glucosamine-1-phosphate N-acetyltransferase GlmU: MKLKAIILAAGAGTRMKSKLPKVLHKVCGQTMLGHVIDVAGNSNAEECIAVIGHGADKVKESLSPEVKTVLQEEQLGTGHAVMMAYNHIEEGTILVLYGDGPLITEDTLNSLMDYHREGDYKATVLTTDLPNPKGYGRIIRDVEGQLEKIVEEKDTTEEEKSIMEINSGIYCFDGKLLKEALPQLKNDNAQKEYYLTDVLSIIRDMGFKVGVYKTDKCEDIMAINSREQLAEVEAIMRKRIAKKHMINGVTIINPEHTYIEKTVIIGADTIIYPGVAITGNTVIGEDCIIGQNSRIENTTIGSGVEVQSSTIIESKIDDYTTIGPYAYLRPNSNIGKHVKIGDFVEVKNATIGDDSKASHLAYIGDADVGKNVNIGCGVVFVNYDGKNKHRSIVEDNAFVGSNANLVAPVIVRENGYVACGSTITKEVPKGSLAVARGRQENKEGWVERKGLLKK, translated from the coding sequence ATGAAGCTAAAAGCGATTATTTTAGCAGCAGGAGCAGGTACAAGGATGAAGTCCAAATTACCAAAGGTACTTCACAAAGTTTGCGGACAGACTATGCTTGGACATGTAATAGATGTGGCAGGTAACTCTAATGCAGAAGAATGTATCGCCGTTATAGGTCATGGAGCCGATAAAGTAAAAGAAAGTCTTTCACCAGAAGTAAAAACTGTTCTTCAAGAAGAACAACTAGGAACAGGTCATGCTGTTATGATGGCATACAATCATATCGAAGAAGGAACCATTTTAGTGTTGTACGGAGATGGGCCTTTAATTACAGAGGATACTCTAAATTCTCTTATGGACTACCATAGAGAGGGTGACTACAAAGCTACAGTACTTACAACAGATTTACCAAACCCTAAAGGCTATGGAAGAATCATTCGTGATGTAGAGGGACAATTAGAGAAGATAGTGGAGGAAAAAGATACTACAGAAGAAGAAAAGTCCATAATGGAGATTAACTCAGGTATTTATTGCTTCGATGGGAAGTTATTAAAAGAAGCTCTTCCACAGCTTAAAAATGATAATGCTCAAAAAGAGTACTATTTAACAGATGTATTATCAATTATTCGTGATATGGGCTTTAAGGTGGGAGTCTATAAGACTGATAAATGCGAGGACATTATGGCAATTAACTCTCGAGAGCAATTGGCAGAAGTAGAAGCTATAATGAGAAAGAGAATAGCTAAAAAGCATATGATTAATGGTGTAACTATCATTAACCCAGAGCACACCTATATAGAAAAAACAGTTATTATAGGAGCGGATACCATTATATATCCTGGGGTAGCAATAACAGGGAACACTGTAATAGGAGAAGATTGTATTATTGGACAAAATAGTCGTATAGAAAATACAACTATTGGTAGTGGGGTAGAAGTACAAAGTTCCACAATTATTGAGAGCAAGATAGATGATTATACAACTATAGGTCCCTATGCTTATTTAAGACCAAACAGTAATATAGGCAAACATGTAAAAATTGGAGACTTTGTAGAAGTGAAAAATGCAACTATTGGGGATGATTCTAAGGCATCTCATTTAGCGTATATTGGAGATGCAGATGTAGGTAAAAATGTTAATATTGGATGTGGTGTTGTTTTTGTTAATTATGATGGCAAAAATAAGCATAGATCCATAGTAGAAGACAATGCCTTTGTAGGTAGCAATGCAAATCTAGTTGCGCCAGTAATTGTGAGAGAAAATGGCTATGTGGCATGTGGCTCTACTATTACTAAAGAAGTGCCAAAAGGATCCTTAGCAGTAGCAAGAGGACGTCAAGAAAACAAAGAAGGCTGGGTTGAGAGAAAAGGATTACTTAAAAAATAA
- the murC gene encoding UDP-N-acetylmuramate--L-alanine ligase translates to MIAFDINQKLDQHIHLIGIGGISMSAIAEVLLNHGYRVSGSDMNDSKILTKLRKHGAQIFIGHNKDNIQNPDLIVYTAAVKEDNPERIKAKELDIPQIDRAEMLGHIMKNYNKAIAVAGSHGKTTTTSLISLILEYSNLDPTILVGGELDEIGGNIKIGDSQHFITEACEYVESFLKFFPFIGIILNIDEDHLDYFKDIDHIKEAFRKFTNLIPKEGFLVANEDDENVKEILPHVECNVITYGINNNSNFVAKDILFTREGYPIFKVEFDGKNIGTFELNIPGKHNVYNALASIATAYILGVEPSNIEAHIKKFKGIHRRFDILGEVKGCKIVDDYAHHPAEIRATLEAAQNYPHRKIWCVFQPHTFSRTKALLNDFACSFKDADHVIITDIYAAREIDNGEINSEVLVNMIKEFNPSGDIRYMKNFEEISKYIYENIESDDLVLTMGAGDVYRIGEIIINFENH, encoded by the coding sequence GTGATTGCATTTGATATAAACCAAAAACTAGATCAGCATATACATTTAATTGGAATTGGTGGCATTAGCATGAGTGCTATAGCTGAAGTCCTGCTAAATCACGGATATAGAGTTTCTGGCTCTGATATGAATGATTCTAAAATATTAACTAAGTTAAGAAAGCATGGAGCTCAGATTTTCATTGGGCATAATAAGGACAATATACAAAACCCAGATTTAATAGTATATACAGCTGCGGTAAAGGAAGATAATCCAGAGCGTATAAAAGCAAAGGAATTAGATATTCCTCAGATTGATAGAGCGGAAATGTTAGGCCATATAATGAAAAACTACAATAAGGCTATTGCTGTGGCTGGAAGTCATGGTAAAACTACAACTACATCTCTAATTTCTCTAATTCTAGAATATTCTAACTTGGACCCAACTATACTTGTGGGTGGAGAACTAGATGAAATTGGTGGTAATATTAAAATTGGTGATAGTCAGCATTTTATTACGGAGGCCTGTGAATATGTTGAAAGTTTTTTGAAATTCTTTCCCTTTATTGGTATCATTTTGAATATTGATGAAGATCATTTAGATTATTTTAAAGATATCGACCATATTAAAGAGGCCTTTAGAAAATTTACCAACTTAATTCCTAAAGAAGGCTTTTTAGTCGCTAATGAAGACGATGAAAATGTAAAAGAAATACTCCCTCATGTTGAATGCAACGTAATTACATATGGCATTAACAACAATAGTAATTTTGTAGCTAAGGATATTCTATTTACTAGGGAAGGCTATCCAATATTTAAAGTAGAGTTTGATGGAAAAAACATTGGTACTTTTGAGCTAAATATTCCAGGAAAGCATAACGTATATAATGCTTTGGCTTCAATTGCTACAGCCTATATACTTGGGGTAGAGCCTTCTAATATAGAAGCCCATATTAAAAAGTTTAAGGGAATACATAGACGTTTTGATATTTTAGGAGAAGTTAAAGGATGCAAAATTGTAGATGACTATGCTCATCATCCTGCTGAAATTAGAGCTACCTTAGAAGCGGCACAAAACTATCCACACCGGAAGATATGGTGTGTTTTTCAACCCCATACCTTTAGCCGCACAAAGGCTTTATTAAATGATTTTGCTTGTTCATTTAAAGATGCTGATCATGTAATAATAACTGATATTTATGCTGCAAGGGAAATTGATAATGGTGAAATAAACAGTGAAGTTTTAGTAAATATGATTAAGGAATTTAACCCTAGTGGGGATATTCGTTATATGAAGAATTTTGAAGAAATATCTAAATATATTTATGAAAATATTGAATCTGATGATTTAGTATTAACTATGGGTGCCGGGGATGTATATCGTATAGGAGAAATTATAATTAATTTTGAGAATCATTAA
- the spoVG gene encoding septation regulator SpoVG, whose amino-acid sequence MQVTDVRIRKVTAEGKMKAIVSVTFDDEFVVHDIKIIEGQNGLFIAMPSRKMGEGDFRDIAHPINSITRNRIQDAIFSEYEKMSDSEETDNQ is encoded by the coding sequence ATGCAAGTTACAGATGTGAGAATACGTAAAGTAACAGCAGAAGGGAAAATGAAGGCTATAGTATCAGTAACCTTTGATGATGAATTTGTTGTTCATGATATTAAAATCATTGAAGGGCAAAACGGATTATTTATTGCAATGCCTAGTCGAAAAATGGGAGAGGGAGATTTTAGAGATATAGCCCACCCAATAAATTCAATTACTAGAAATAGAATTCAAGACGCTATTTTTTCCGAATATGAAAAAATGAGTGATTCAGAAGAAACAGACAACCAATAA
- a CDS encoding ribose-phosphate diphosphokinase translates to MNMSGSEVKIFTGNANPELAQKIADSIGLPLGKATVSTFSDGEISVNIEETVRGTDVFVVQPTNPPVNDNLMELLILIDAFKRASAGRVTAVLPYYGYARQDRKAKARDPITAKLVADILTSAGADRILTMDLHAAQIQGYFDIPVDHLLGVPILAKYFQEKEIKDLVVVSPDLGSVTRARNFANLLDAPIAIIDKRRPQANVAEVMNIIGDIEGKNVILIDDMIDTAGTITQGANALKEFGAKEVYACCTHPVLSGPAIERIQNSVIKELIITDTIPLPDEKKIDKIKIKSVAPVFGEAIQRIYKNISVSKLFD, encoded by the coding sequence ATGAATATGAGTGGAAGTGAAGTTAAAATCTTTACTGGTAATGCTAATCCAGAATTAGCACAGAAAATTGCAGATTCAATAGGTTTACCTCTAGGAAAGGCAACAGTATCAACCTTTAGTGACGGAGAAATTTCTGTAAACATAGAGGAGACAGTAAGAGGTACAGATGTTTTTGTAGTTCAACCAACAAATCCACCAGTAAATGATAACTTAATGGAGTTATTAATTTTAATAGATGCGTTTAAAAGAGCGTCTGCAGGAAGAGTAACGGCTGTGCTTCCTTATTATGGTTATGCAAGACAAGACCGTAAGGCGAAGGCTAGAGATCCAATTACTGCAAAGCTAGTAGCGGATATACTAACATCAGCAGGAGCAGATAGGATTTTAACTATGGATTTACATGCTGCTCAAATCCAAGGATACTTCGACATTCCTGTAGACCATCTTTTAGGTGTACCAATATTAGCGAAGTACTTCCAAGAAAAAGAAATTAAAGATCTTGTTGTTGTTTCACCAGATTTAGGTAGTGTAACAAGAGCTAGAAACTTTGCAAACCTCTTAGATGCACCGATAGCTATTATCGATAAAAGGAGACCACAGGCAAACGTAGCAGAAGTAATGAACATTATTGGAGATATAGAAGGTAAAAATGTAATTTTAATTGATGATATGATTGATACTGCTGGTACAATCACACAGGGAGCAAATGCTCTAAAGGAGTTTGGAGCTAAGGAAGTATACGCTTGCTGTACTCATCCTGTATTATCAGGACCAGCCATAGAAAGAATTCAAAACTCTGTAATTAAAGAGCTTATTATTACAGATACTATTCCTCTACCAGATGAAAAGAAAATCGACAAAATTAAAATTAAATCTGTTGCACCAGTATTTGGAGAAGCAATTCAAAGAATTTACAAAAACATTTCTGTAAGCAAATTATTTGATTAA
- the pth gene encoding aminoacyl-tRNA hydrolase, protein MHIIVGLGNPGKKYDATRHNVGFEAIDLLAKRNNIEVKRLKHKALCGEGNIGGKKVMLVKPQTFMNLSGQSLLDIVQFYKIDPKNLIVIYDDIDVAVGSLRIREKGSSGSHNGMKSIIYQLQTDQFPRVRIGVGKPQFGDLADYVLGRFPKEEIPTMIETIERAALASEMIVTDGISLAMNRYNG, encoded by the coding sequence ATGCATATAATAGTTGGACTAGGAAACCCGGGCAAAAAATACGATGCCACAAGACATAATGTAGGCTTCGAAGCCATAGATTTGTTGGCAAAAAGAAATAATATAGAGGTAAAAAGATTAAAACACAAAGCCCTATGTGGGGAAGGAAACATCGGTGGCAAAAAAGTAATGCTAGTAAAGCCACAAACATTTATGAATTTAAGTGGACAAAGCCTTTTAGATATAGTACAGTTTTATAAAATCGATCCAAAAAACCTTATAGTAATTTACGATGATATAGATGTGGCAGTAGGCTCACTTAGAATTCGAGAAAAAGGAAGCTCAGGAAGTCATAATGGAATGAAATCTATTATTTATCAATTGCAGACAGACCAGTTTCCTAGGGTGAGAATAGGTGTTGGAAAACCACAATTTGGAGATTTAGCAGATTATGTTTTAGGCAGATTTCCAAAGGAAGAAATCCCAACAATGATTGAAACTATAGAAAGAGCTGCACTAGCATCTGAAATGATAGTTACAGATGGAATTTCACTAGCAATGAACAGATACAATGGATAG